In the Gossypium raimondii isolate GPD5lz chromosome 9, ASM2569854v1, whole genome shotgun sequence genome, one interval contains:
- the LOC105798295 gene encoding xyloglucan glycosyltransferase 4: MAPSSVVVTIEKPNKFSLVEINGSDSTLLLEKQKAVSPKQFTWFLFLKANRVFACLSWLPMALKTMFLSVKKRIALSDVSEEEAKSRRLYRFIKVFLFISIFALVLEIFAHLKKWNLNMIQPWEVQGLFQWCYMTWLSFRVDYVAPLVLTMSKFCIVLFLIQSLDRLILCLGCFWIKYKNLKPRINGDAYDIEDGSSFPMVLVQIPMCNEREVFAQSIAAASQLDWPKDRILIQVLDDSDDGNLQLLIKDEVSLWREKGVNIIYRHRLIRTGYKAGNLKSAMACDYVKDYEFVAIFDADFQPNPDFLKQTVPHFKGDPELGLVQARWSFVNKDENLLTRLQNINLCFHFEVEQQVNGAFLNFFGFNGTAGVWRIKALEESGGWLERTTVEDMDIAVRAHLNGWKFIFLNDVKVLCELPESYEAYKKQQHRWHSGPMQLFRLCLPAIVTSKISVSKKANLIFLFFLLRKLILPFYSFTLFCIILPLTMFIPEAELPLWVICYIPIFMSFLNILPALKSFPFLVPYLLFENTMSVTKFNAMISGLFQLGSAYEWVVTKKTGRSSESDLVALAERESKSLNEEKITRRHSESGLETLNKLKKQEEITPLKKRNRLYRKELVLAFLLLTAAARSLLSAHGVHFYFLLFQGLTFLVVGLDLIGEQIS, from the exons ATGGCTCCAAGTTCAGTTGTGGTCACCATTGAGAAGCCTAATAAGTTCTCTTTAGTGGAAATCAATGGCTCAGATTCAACTCTGCTACTCGAGAAACAAAAAGCAGTGAGTCCCAAACAGTTCACATGGTTCCTTTTCCTCAAAGCTAACAGAGTTTTTGCTTGTCTTTCATGGCTGCCAATGGCTttgaaaaccatgtttttatcGGTCAAGAAACGCATTGCATTATCTGATGTGAGTGAAGAAGAAGCCAAAAGCAGAAGATTGTATAGATTCATCAAAGTCTTTCTTTTTATCTCTATATTTGCTTTGGTTTTAGAAATCTTTGCTCATTTGAAGAAATGGAATTTGAACATGATTCAACCATGGGAGGTTCAAGGTCTCTTCCAATGGTGTTATATGACATGGTTGTCATTTAGAGTTGATTATGTTGCTCCATTGGTGCTAACCATGTCCAAATTCTGCATTGTTCTCTTCTTGATTCAGTCTCTTGATCGCCTTATTCTTTGTTTGGGTTGTTTCTGGATTAAATATAAGAACTTGAAACCAAGAATCAATGGAGATGCTTATGATATTGAAGATGGCTCAAGTTTTCCTATGGTTCTAGTGCAGATCCCAATGTGCAATGAAAGAGAG GTATTTGCACAATCAATTGCAGCTGCTTCTCAGCTTGATTGGCCTAAAGACCGGATTCTAATTCAAGTTCTAGATGATTCAGATGATGGGAATTTACAGCTTTTGATCAAAGATGAAGTTTCATTATGGCGTGAGAAAGGGGTGAACATAATCTACCGGCATCGGTTAATCCGAACCGGATACAAAGCCGGCAACCTTAAATCAGCAATGGCATGTGATTATGTTAAGGACTATGAATTTGTTGCTATATTTGATGCAGATTTCCAGCCTAACCCTGATTTCCTCAAGCAAACCGTGCCTCACTTCAAG GGTGACCCTGAGCTTGGTTTAGTTCAAGCTCGTTGGTCATTTGTGAATAAAGATGAGAATTTGCTTACAAGGCTTCAAAACATCAATCTTTGCTTCCATTTCGAAGTTGAGCAGCAAGTGAATGGTGCTTTCCTCAACTTCTTCGGATTCAACGGGACAGCTGGCGTGTGGAGGATCAAGGCCTTGGAAGAATCCGGTGGTTGGCTTGAGAGAACAACTGTTGAGGACATGGATATCGCGGTTCGAGCACACTTAAATGGATGGAAATTCATCTTCCTCAATGATGTTAAAGTGCTTTGTGAGCTGCCTGAGTCTTATGAAGCTTACAAGAAACAGCAGCACCGATGGCATTCAGGTCCGATGCAGTTGTTTCGGTTATGTCTCCCTGCAATTGTAACATCCAAG ATATCGGTATCGAAGAAGGCCAACTTGATATTCCTGTTTTTCCTACTAAGGAAGCTTATACTTCCATTTTACTCCTTCACATTGTTCTGCATCATACTTCCATTAACAATGTTCATTCCTGAAGCTGAACTTCCCCTTTGGGTTATCTGTTATATCCCAATTTTCATGTCATTCCTAAACATCCTCCCGGCCCTGAAATCCTTCCCTTTCTTAGTCCCGTACCTTCTGTTCGAAAACACAATGTCGGTAACCAAATTTAATGCCATGATCTCGGGACTATTCCAGCTCGGGAGCGCCTACGAATGGGTAGTAACGAAGAAAACAGGTCGATCATCAGAATCCGACTTAGTGGCCTTAGCTGAAAGGGAATCGAAATCATTGAACGAAGAAAAGATCACGAGGAGACACTCCGAATCCGGGTTGGAGACATTGAATAAACTcaaaaaacaagaagaaatcACCCCTTTGAAGAAGAGAAATCGACTCTATAGGAAAGAGCTGGTACTG